TTCGCGGGTGCTCAGGCCGGGTCGTCCGACGGTCCGGTCGTTGAACAGAGCCTTGGCCATTCGCGGCCCCACATAGGGGGAGTTGGCCCGTGCGGCGTAGATCGCGTCGAAGAGGTGCTGCTTGTCCTCACTCTTGGCCAGGAAGGTGCTGGCACCGGCATCGAGGCTGGTCAGGATCACTTCGTCGGTGGCCATATGCGAGTAGACGATCACCCGATGCCCGGCCTCGCAGACCTCGCGCAGAGTGTCGAACTCCGGCTGGAACCGGTCGTATTGCAGGTCGAACAGCACGACCTCGATATCCTGCCCACCCTCGGGGTGATCGGTCAGGAATGTCTTCGGATGGGAGTATTCGGCGACGAGTTCGATCGGCGGATCCATTTCGGCAAACCACGCCCGCACTCCGGCGTGGATCACGTCATGGTCGTCGATCAAGACCACCGACACGGCGTCTGTCATGCTCCCCGCCCCGCGAATTACCGTCTCCATCATGCATTTCACCCACAAATCAGCGTTCCAGCAAGTGGTCCGCGCCCCGTCCCCGTAGGAGGACTGTACTACTCGAGCGGGCTGTTTGTTGCCCAAGATGAAGTTATGGCTAACTGAATTGTCGCCTCGGTAGATATCCGGACGTTCAGGCGATGTCGACGCGCACGTCGTCGGTGGCGACCGCGTCGCGGTCTGCGTCATGAAGCCGGTGGTGGACGCTGACCCAGATCGTGTCGTCGATCTCGGTGACCTCGACCCGCGGTGAGCCCGGGCCACCGGGACGCGATGTGACATCGGCGCCGCTGCTGTCGCAGATGATGCTCGCGACGATCTCATCGGGTGCCGCCACCAGCCCCACCCTGGCGTGCCGGGTGGCCGTCGCCAGCGTGGTCGCCACCGGTTCCAACAGCCGGCGGCGTTCCTCGGCTCCGAGCTCGGGTAGCTCGTGGTCGGTGCTCAGCGATACCACCACCCCGCGCTGGTCGGCGGCATCGATGGCGGGGCGCAGGTCGGAGACCAGCGGATTACCGGCCGTGCGGGCCTGGTAGATGTAGAGCCGGAGCCGGCGTGACTCGATGCGCGCGCGCCACCGGATATCGGCGTCGATGGTGCCGGTGCTGAGCGTCTGCAGCAGCGGAAAGACGCCCTGGACCAGCTCTGAGTTACGCCGGATGTAGTTCTCGTGCAACGCTTCGGCGATGCGCCGCTGGGCATCCTGGGCCCAGCGTTCCCGGCTCTCCTGCACTGCGGTGGCGTGGGCGCGACGCATCCACGCCGGGAATGCCAGCACCAGCAGCTGCACGACGAAAACCCCGGCGGTATGTAGAGCGAGGTTGAATGCCGCTGCCATGCCGGGATGCTGGACATAGTTGAGGATCCCGGTGGTCAGCCAGAACAGCACCATCACCGATACCGAGACCTGCCACGGTCTGCGCAGCAGGTAGGGCAGGACGCACAGCGTGGTCGCCGACAGCGTCCACTGGATGGGGCTGCCGAGTTGATCGTGGGGCAGCAGCAGGGACTGGGCGCAGACCACCACCCCCATGGTGGCGATGGCGGGAATCGTCAGGTCGGGCCCCCGACCGAGCACCGTGGGTAGTGCGCCGAGGGCCACCAGGACCGCGATCGCGCCGAGGATTAGGTGCACACCCGGATTCGGGGTACGGAATGCGGTGTTCGGGACGGCCACCGCGAGCTGCAGCACGGCGATCGCGACGATCGCGATGCCGAATCGGACCAGGATGCGTTCGGTCAGCTGGTCGACATCAGCGGGTAGCGAGTGGTCGGCCGGTGTGCGTGCGCGATCCCAGGTGAGCGTGATGACGGTGCCGGCGCCGGGTGCCGACCGTACCGAGGCAGTGCCCCCTGCGCGACGCATCCGGCCGACGATCGACTCGGCAACCCCATGGCCCAGGCTGGTGCGCATGGTGTCGAAACCGATGCCGTCATCGGTGACGGTGATGCGCGACGGCGTGATGTCGATGGTGATTCGTGTTGCGCGCGCGTGCCGTTCGGCGTTGTTCAGTGACTCGCGTACCACCGCGACGACGGCATGAGCGGCTCTGCCCGCCAGCACCAGTTCGGGCACCCCGGTGATGTCCACCGGGGTGCTGACATGGCCCATCTCGGCCCGCAACGCCGCGACGATGTCCATCTCGGCGTGCGGAGGATTGCCCGGGTTGTCCTGCGCCAACAGCGCCAGATCGCGTTGTGCCTGCGCGGCGATGCGGTCGGGGGAGATCTTGGCGCCCTCGCCGACGAGGTGCAGGGTGGAGGCCGCGGTGTCGTGCACGAGCGCCATGTGCTCGAGTTCGTTGTCGCGCATCGCGGCGGTCAAGGCGTCGCGCAGGGCCGCTTCGTTGTTGTCGCTGCGTACCCGGTCGACTCGGCGCGCGACGGCGCGCGCGGTCAGCACCAGTACCGTGGTGGCCACCCACTGGATGGGCAGCACATAGTAGATCGTCGGAAGGTAGAGAACGCGGTCCCAGCCGATCACCTGCGCGCACCCCGCGGCGTAGGCCGCCGTGATGGCCAGTGCCGCAGGCAGACTCCATTTCGGCGGCGCCGCGAGGGCTGCACAGATGACCCCGGTGCCGGCGATCACCTGCGGGACGGAGTTGGTGTAGAGCAACTGCGGGTCGACGCCGAACACCGGGACGGTGGCCGAGACAGCCAGCACGTACCCGAAGTCGATGGACAGTTGCAGTGGTGCCGTGGAGCGGGTCAGCAACCGGTAGATCGCCCACCACACCAGCAGGGCAAGTCCGATGACACCGACCGAGTTCTCCGGGGTGCCGGGCAGCAGTAATGCGCTCCCGCAGGCGACCAGGGTGGCGCAGTTGAGCAGGATGACTGCAATTTCCTGTGCGCCGTTGACGACCTGCCGCTCGGACACGTCGGCCGCGAGATCGTGGCCGCTCCTGGGCACAGGCATGTTCTTACCAAACATTCACGTCTAGGTCAGCCAGATGGCGGACATCGCCATATGTTAGGCGCATTCGCATGGCCTGTCCTGAGCAGCGGGCTTGGACTGGCATTCGTCCCCGCTACTCTGTGCCCGTCGAGGTGAGGAGCGCGCCATGGTGTGGCGTTATGTCAAGGCCCAAGCGTGGGTTCTGCTGTGCGGTGGGCTCGTGGGTCCGATATTCCTGGCTGTCTACTTCGCCACCGGCCAGAGCGAGCTGATGAAGTGGATGTTCTGGGTGGGTCTGTTGATCACCGCGGTGGACGTGCTGGCCGCCCTTGGCCTGGCGGCCTACGGGGCCAACGCGCAGGCCCGCGCCGAGGCGCTGGAAGCCGACGGGGTACTCGCGCTGGCCACCATCACCGGTCTGGCCGAGACGAACACCCGCATCAACGATCGACCGCTGGTGCGACTGCAGTTGAACATCGCCGGGCCCGGCATGGCACCGTTCGCGGCCGAGGATCAGGTGATCGCCGGAGTGGAGCGGTTGCCGATGCTGACCGCACGGCGGCTGGTGGTGCTGGTCGATCCTGCGACGCGCAAGTTCCAGATCGACTGGAACAGGTCGGGTTTGATCACCGGTCTGATGCCGGCGACGTTCTCGGTCGCCGAGGACAACCGGACCTACGATCTGTCCGGTCAGGTGGAGCCGCTGATGGAGATCCTGCAGATCCTCAAGGCCAACGGCATCGGGATGAACAGCATGGTGGACTTGCGTGACAACCCTGTCGCGCGCGCACAGGTGCAGGCCGTGGTGCGGCGTGCGGCCGGCCGGCGTGCGGCCGCACCCGAAACGCCCGCCGCGGCGGCGCAGGCGGCTCCCTCGATCAGTACCGCGCAGCGGTTGCAGGAGTTGGAGACGCTGCGGGCCACCGGTGCGATCACCGATCAGGAGTACACCGCCAAACGCCAGCAGATCATCGCCGAGCTGTAGCGCGCGGAAATACTAGAACACGTTCCAGTTTGGCTGCTAGCCTTGGCCCTCGTGAGTTCGGCGTACGAGGAAGGACCGGTCATGGCGGCAGAGAAGGCACTCGAAGGCCGAGTGGCATACGTGACCGGGGCCGCGCGCGGTCAGGGCCGAGCGCACGCGGTGCGGCTGGCCAACGAGGGTGCCGACATCGTCGCCTCCGACATCTGTGCGCCCGCTTCTCCGACGGTCACCTACCCGGCCGCCACTCCCGAGGATCTCGCCGAGACGGTGCGCGCGGTCGAAGCCACCGGACGAAAGGTGCTCTCGCGGGCCGTCGACATCCGTGATCTGGAAGCCCAGCAACAGCTCGTCGCCGACACCATCGAACAGTTCGGTCGCCTCGATGTGGTGGTCGCCAACGCCGGAGTGTTGAGCTGGGGCCGGATCTGGGAGCTGACCCCCGAACAGTGGGACACCGTCGTCGACGTCAACCTCAACGGCACCTGGCGCACCATCCGGGCGACCGTGCCCGCCATGATCGAGGCGGGTAACGGCGGATCGATCATCATCGTCAGCTCCTCGGCCGGCGTGAAAGCCACCCCCGGCAACGCCCACTACGCCGCCTCCAAGCACGGCCTCACGGCGCTGACCAACTCGCTGGCCCTCGAGGTAGGCGAATTCGGTATCCGGGTCAACTCGATCCATCCGTACTCGATCGACACACCGATGATCGAGCCGGAGGCGATGGGGGCGATGTTCGCCAAGCATCCCAGCTTCCTGCACAGTTTCGCGCCGATGCCGTATCACCGGGTCACCGACGGTAAGAGCGAAGGGTTGGCCGCCTTCATGGCGCCCGAGGAGGTGTCCAATGTGGTCGCATGGCTGGCCGGCGACGGTTCGGCGACCCTGTCGGGCAGTCAGATCGCCGTCGACCGTGGCGTCATGAAGTACTAGCCAGCGCGTCGGCGAATCTGTCCAGCGCCCAATCGATCTCGTCGGCGGTGACCACCAGCGGCGGAGCCAGCCGCAGGGTATGGCCGTGCGTGTCCTTGACCAGAACGCCCCGTTCGGCCAGCCGCCGGCTCACCTGCTTGCCGGTTCCCAGTGCC
The sequence above is drawn from the Mycolicibacterium neoaurum VKM Ac-1815D genome and encodes:
- a CDS encoding response regulator transcription factor, with the translated sequence MTDAVSVVLIDDHDVIHAGVRAWFAEMDPPIELVAEYSHPKTFLTDHPEGGQDIEVVLFDLQYDRFQPEFDTLREVCEAGHRVIVYSHMATDEVILTSLDAGASTFLAKSEDKQHLFDAIYAARANSPYVGPRMAKALFNDRTVGRPGLSTREREVLIAWFQTENKEFVAKRLFIEPSTVRTHLQRARAKYAAVGRPAPTKAALIARAVQDGILSIEDL
- a CDS encoding sensor histidine kinase, yielding MPVPRSGHDLAADVSERQVVNGAQEIAVILLNCATLVACGSALLLPGTPENSVGVIGLALLVWWAIYRLLTRSTAPLQLSIDFGYVLAVSATVPVFGVDPQLLYTNSVPQVIAGTGVICAALAAPPKWSLPAALAITAAYAAGCAQVIGWDRVLYLPTIYYVLPIQWVATTVLVLTARAVARRVDRVRSDNNEAALRDALTAAMRDNELEHMALVHDTAASTLHLVGEGAKISPDRIAAQAQRDLALLAQDNPGNPPHAEMDIVAALRAEMGHVSTPVDITGVPELVLAGRAAHAVVAVVRESLNNAERHARATRITIDITPSRITVTDDGIGFDTMRTSLGHGVAESIVGRMRRAGGTASVRSAPGAGTVITLTWDRARTPADHSLPADVDQLTERILVRFGIAIVAIAVLQLAVAVPNTAFRTPNPGVHLILGAIAVLVALGALPTVLGRGPDLTIPAIATMGVVVCAQSLLLPHDQLGSPIQWTLSATTLCVLPYLLRRPWQVSVSVMVLFWLTTGILNYVQHPGMAAAFNLALHTAGVFVVQLLVLAFPAWMRRAHATAVQESRERWAQDAQRRIAEALHENYIRRNSELVQGVFPLLQTLSTGTIDADIRWRARIESRRLRLYIYQARTAGNPLVSDLRPAIDAADQRGVVVSLSTDHELPELGAEERRRLLEPVATTLATATRHARVGLVAAPDEIVASIICDSSGADVTSRPGGPGSPRVEVTEIDDTIWVSVHHRLHDADRDAVATDDVRVDIA
- a CDS encoding SHOCT domain-containing protein; translated protein: MVWRYVKAQAWVLLCGGLVGPIFLAVYFATGQSELMKWMFWVGLLITAVDVLAALGLAAYGANAQARAEALEADGVLALATITGLAETNTRINDRPLVRLQLNIAGPGMAPFAAEDQVIAGVERLPMLTARRLVVLVDPATRKFQIDWNRSGLITGLMPATFSVAEDNRTYDLSGQVEPLMEILQILKANGIGMNSMVDLRDNPVARAQVQAVVRRAAGRRAAAPETPAAAAQAAPSISTAQRLQELETLRATGAITDQEYTAKRQQIIAEL
- a CDS encoding mycofactocin-coupled SDR family oxidoreductase encodes the protein MAAEKALEGRVAYVTGAARGQGRAHAVRLANEGADIVASDICAPASPTVTYPAATPEDLAETVRAVEATGRKVLSRAVDIRDLEAQQQLVADTIEQFGRLDVVVANAGVLSWGRIWELTPEQWDTVVDVNLNGTWRTIRATVPAMIEAGNGGSIIIVSSSAGVKATPGNAHYAASKHGLTALTNSLALEVGEFGIRVNSIHPYSIDTPMIEPEAMGAMFAKHPSFLHSFAPMPYHRVTDGKSEGLAAFMAPEEVSNVVAWLAGDGSATLSGSQIAVDRGVMKY